In Mixta intestinalis, the following are encoded in one genomic region:
- a CDS encoding MerR family transcriptional regulator, which produces MTLYSIGDVAERCGINPVTLRAWQRRYGLLKPQRTEGGHRQFDDEDIQRIEEIKRWIESGVPVGKVKALLEGDNVNAHDGWVSLQEEVMSVLRYVRPSKLRTKIAAIGREHPVDALIDHVFVPVRQRLGLDQNTAKAMCSLLDGALIDYVAFCLTGTRKKAGKDALIIGWGVEDRTRIWLEAWRLAQAGWRMDVLAEPLENPRPELFPGQQIFVWTGKKLTRRQMEQFAHWHEQGFLIALHGHS; this is translated from the coding sequence ATGACCCTATACAGCATCGGTGATGTCGCCGAACGCTGTGGTATCAACCCGGTAACGTTACGCGCATGGCAGCGTCGCTATGGGCTGCTGAAGCCACAGCGTACCGAAGGCGGGCACCGACAGTTTGACGATGAAGATATCCAGCGCATTGAAGAGATCAAGCGCTGGATCGAAAGCGGCGTGCCGGTAGGTAAAGTTAAGGCGCTGCTGGAAGGCGACAACGTAAATGCCCATGATGGCTGGGTGTCGTTGCAGGAAGAAGTGATGAGCGTGCTGCGCTATGTACGTCCTTCTAAGTTGCGAACAAAAATTGCCGCGATCGGTCGTGAACATCCTGTGGATGCGCTTATCGATCACGTATTTGTCCCGGTACGACAGCGCCTCGGACTGGATCAAAATACCGCAAAGGCGATGTGCAGCCTGCTTGATGGCGCGCTGATTGATTATGTTGCTTTCTGCCTGACCGGCACGCGTAAAAAAGCGGGTAAAGATGCGCTGATTATTGGCTGGGGCGTGGAAGATCGTACCCGCATCTGGCTGGAGGCCTGGCGGCTGGCGCAGGCAGGATGGCGCATGGATGTACTGGCAGAACCGCTGGAAAACCCACGCCCTGAGCTGTTTCCTGGACAACAGATTTTCGTCTGGACCGGTAAAAAGCTGACCCGGCGACAAATGGAGCAGTTTGCTCACTGGCACGAACAGGGTTTCTTAATTGCTCTGCACGGTCACAGTTAA
- a CDS encoding GNAT family N-acetyltransferase: MIEYQLLNGQQARGELEALTDVLQGCVTDGASVGFIDPMDRPLMRNFWLDIFASLDRDERLLLVARQRRQVVATVIIIWNSMPNGRHRAEIGKLLVHPAARRQGIARQLMQRAEQYVREAGRSLMVLDTRSGDIASLLYLSLGWEIAGAIPYYAQSPEGAMDATTVMYKRLA, encoded by the coding sequence ATGATCGAGTATCAGCTACTGAACGGACAGCAGGCACGCGGCGAGCTGGAAGCGCTGACCGATGTGCTACAGGGATGCGTAACGGATGGTGCCAGCGTAGGTTTTATCGATCCGATGGATCGCCCGTTGATGCGCAACTTCTGGCTGGATATTTTCGCCAGTCTCGATCGCGACGAGCGGCTGTTGCTGGTGGCGCGCCAGCGGCGACAGGTAGTAGCGACCGTCATCATTATCTGGAACAGCATGCCCAATGGCCGCCATCGGGCCGAAATCGGCAAGCTGTTGGTACATCCGGCTGCGCGTCGGCAGGGCATTGCGCGCCAGCTGATGCAGCGGGCGGAACAGTATGTCAGAGAGGCGGGGCGCAGCCTGATGGTGCTGGATACCCGCAGCGGCGATATCGCCAGCCTGCTCTATCTTTCGCTCGGCTGGGAGATCGCGGGCGCGATTCCTTATTACGCGCAGTCTCCTGAAGGCGCGATGGATGCCACGACCGTCATGTATAAACGGCTGGCTTAG